In Deltaproteobacteria bacterium, the following are encoded in one genomic region:
- a CDS encoding 2-oxoacid:acceptor oxidoreductase family protein: MKEIKLHGRGGQGVVMASQMLGMAFFKAGMYPQCYSLFGGERRGAPVVSFLRVDRDPILLKCDIKNPDELLYFDQSLLDAEDLSSVAGSGSGILINTPRTEAAIPGLVGFRLGLIDATGIAEEVGLGHVINTTVLGAYCRFNDELPLEHVIRAVEEMVPAKREMNLAALEQGYEKLEIFEPEA; this comes from the coding sequence ATGAAGGAGATCAAGCTGCACGGACGGGGAGGTCAAGGTGTCGTCATGGCCTCTCAGATGCTCGGCATGGCTTTTTTTAAGGCCGGGATGTACCCCCAGTGCTATTCCCTTTTCGGCGGCGAGCGACGAGGGGCGCCCGTTGTGAGTTTTCTCAGGGTGGATCGGGATCCCATCTTACTGAAATGTGACATCAAGAACCCTGACGAACTCCTCTATTTCGATCAAAGTCTCCTAGACGCCGAGGATCTTTCCTCCGTCGCGGGCTCTGGGTCCGGGATCCTCATCAATACACCCCGAACGGAAGCGGCTATTCCCGGTCTTGTTGGATTTCGCCTGGGACTCATCGATGCCACCGGGATCGCCGAGGAGGTCGGACTGGGGCATGTGATCAACACCACGGTACTGGGGGCCTATTGCCGTTTCAACGACGAGCTTCCTCTGGAACACGTGATCAGGGCGGTGGAGGAAATGGTCCCGGCCAAAAGGGAGATGAATCTGGCAGCCCTTGAGCAGGGATACGAGAAACTCGAAATCTTCGAACCGGAGGCATGA
- a CDS encoding PAS domain S-box protein, which translates to MKRPLFDIGIDFRKIYDQFADPVFLVDSDSGRILDCNSEALIRYGYSRDEFLRMTPLDLHPPEERERALRNLRESRHTGPHLYHHLTKDGRRIPVEVNTSFIHLEGKSTIQVSIIRDISERQENAERLRQSEIRFRQLFEQCNDGVIIHRAGQILEVNHRTCEMLGYTKQELLSMSIPELHAKENRIESRQRLISIQSGAPMVFETQWLRKDGTPVDLEISSRVIVPEKQIVQGIVRDITERKRVEEALRSSEERYRILAENVADGVAVLVNDRFTYVNDAMVEIFGYEKEYLLSMDPVHLIREEYRKEFEGALFAVGKETHVPPFQSPAIRVDGTEIWTEQHLNRIVWEGRPAVLATIRDVTETRQRELEMIQETEFLRKENARLRNGFKDRFRFGDIIGKSPAMQEVYELILKCSVSDVNVVIYGESGTGKELVARTIHRMSEAREKPFVPVNCGAIPESLFESEFFGHRKGAFTGAVADKHGYFDLAQGGTLFLDEIGELPLAMQAKLLRAIDGGGYMPVGGNQFKEARFRILAATNRDLYEYVLKGLMREDFFYRIHIIPIHLPPLRERKEDIPILVEHFIQSSGYKGSSFPIPAKIMDALCNYDWPGNVRELQNVLNRYLTVRRLDLTGKRPSPSPSKSQGGAHGSPTYPRNLRRALDLFEKSCIERALEKNRWHRGKTAAELGIPPRTLHRKMKKFRLISS; encoded by the coding sequence ATGAAACGTCCACTGTTTGACATAGGAATCGATTTCAGGAAGATCTATGATCAGTTCGCTGACCCGGTCTTCCTCGTCGATTCGGATTCGGGGCGGATCCTTGACTGCAACAGCGAAGCGCTGATTCGATACGGATACTCCCGTGACGAATTCCTCCGGATGACACCCTTAGATCTCCATCCTCCGGAAGAAAGGGAGAGAGCGCTCAGAAACCTCCGGGAATCCCGACATACGGGTCCTCATCTCTATCATCACCTCACCAAGGACGGCCGCCGCATTCCTGTGGAAGTCAACACGAGTTTTATCCACCTGGAAGGCAAATCCACGATTCAGGTCAGCATCATCAGGGATATCTCCGAGAGGCAGGAGAACGCCGAGCGGCTCCGGCAAAGTGAGATTCGGTTCAGGCAACTCTTCGAGCAGTGCAACGACGGCGTGATCATTCACCGGGCGGGACAAATCCTGGAAGTAAATCACCGAACCTGCGAGATGCTGGGTTACACCAAGCAGGAACTCCTCTCGATGAGCATCCCTGAGCTTCACGCAAAAGAAAACCGCATTGAATCCCGTCAAAGGCTCATTTCCATCCAGTCCGGGGCCCCGATGGTCTTCGAGACCCAGTGGCTGCGGAAGGACGGGACACCGGTTGATCTGGAAATCAGCTCCCGTGTCATTGTGCCTGAAAAGCAGATCGTTCAAGGTATTGTGAGGGACATAACCGAACGCAAGCGTGTGGAAGAGGCCCTCAGGAGCAGCGAAGAGCGCTACCGAATCCTCGCTGAAAACGTGGCCGACGGGGTCGCTGTCCTGGTCAATGACAGGTTCACTTACGTAAACGACGCCATGGTGGAGATCTTCGGATACGAAAAAGAATATCTCCTTTCCATGGATCCGGTCCACCTGATACGGGAAGAATACAGGAAAGAATTCGAGGGCGCTCTTTTCGCGGTGGGCAAGGAGACCCATGTTCCGCCGTTTCAGTCTCCCGCAATTCGTGTCGATGGGACGGAGATCTGGACTGAGCAGCATCTGAACCGGATCGTCTGGGAAGGTCGGCCGGCTGTTCTTGCCACTATCCGTGACGTTACGGAAACAAGACAGCGGGAATTGGAGATGATCCAGGAAACAGAGTTCCTGCGCAAGGAAAACGCCAGACTCCGAAACGGGTTCAAGGACCGCTTCAGGTTCGGTGACATCATCGGCAAGAGCCCCGCCATGCAGGAGGTCTATGAACTTATTCTCAAATGCTCGGTTTCAGACGTCAATGTAGTGATCTACGGGGAATCCGGCACCGGTAAAGAACTCGTGGCCCGAACCATACACCGGATGAGCGAGGCCCGGGAGAAGCCCTTCGTGCCTGTAAACTGCGGGGCCATCCCTGAATCCCTGTTCGAAAGCGAGTTCTTCGGGCACCGGAAAGGTGCCTTCACAGGGGCTGTGGCCGACAAGCACGGGTACTTCGACCTGGCCCAGGGAGGCACCCTTTTTCTGGACGAGATCGGGGAACTGCCCCTTGCCATGCAGGCCAAACTTCTCCGGGCCATCGACGGCGGAGGATACATGCCAGTTGGAGGCAACCAATTCAAAGAGGCGCGCTTCCGTATACTGGCGGCCACCAACCGTGACCTGTATGAATACGTCCTAAAGGGTCTGATGAGGGAAGACTTCTTTTACCGGATCCATATCATCCCCATCCACCTCCCCCCCCTCAGGGAGAGGAAGGAGGACATTCCTATTCTTGTGGAACATTTCATTCAGTCGAGCGGATATAAGGGAAGTTCTTTCCCTATTCCGGCAAAGATTATGGATGCCCTTTGCAACTACGACTGGCCGGGAAACGTGAGAGAGCTTCAGAACGTTCTCAACCGCTACCTCACGGTCAGACGACTGGACCTTACCGGAAAACGCCCGTCTCCCTCTCCTTCCAAATCTCAAGGCGGGGCCCATGGTTCTCCGACCTACCCCCGGAATCTCCGTCGGGCCCTGGATCTCTTTGAGAAGTCGTGTATTGAGCGGGCCTTGGAGAAAAACCGGTGGCACCGGGGAAAGACCGCAGCAGAGCTGGGTATTCCCCCAAGGACTTTGCACAGGAAGATGAAAAAATTCAGGCTGATATCGTCTTAA
- a CDS encoding GntR family transcriptional regulator codes for MENTLKISIQNPVSIREKVYRVIRDEILNGNIAPGARLIETRLAKQIKTSRTPVREALHLLEREGLLVAIPRVGYRVKQLSWDEVEEICEIRAVNETLAARWAIKRITSKNIRALEKNIEEAEREVKEGNPKAFVERDAEFHEILVRASGSERLMELCEQLRRHMLRYRIESLYLAETALAAIEGHKGILECLKKRDEKRIGTAVRRHLEFAKRSIQEHAFIENRGRVGVPPGKNGR; via the coding sequence TTGGAAAACACACTGAAAATCTCGATCCAAAACCCTGTATCTATCCGTGAAAAGGTATACCGGGTCATTCGGGACGAGATCCTTAACGGCAACATTGCACCCGGCGCCCGGTTGATAGAGACGCGCCTTGCAAAACAGATCAAGACCTCGAGGACCCCTGTGAGGGAGGCCCTTCACCTGCTGGAAAGGGAAGGCCTCCTTGTGGCTATTCCCCGCGTGGGATACAGGGTGAAGCAGCTCAGTTGGGACGAGGTCGAGGAGATCTGTGAAATTAGGGCCGTAAACGAGACCCTTGCTGCCCGCTGGGCCATCAAAAGAATTACCTCCAAAAATATTCGAGCGTTGGAGAAGAACATCGAAGAGGCTGAAAGGGAGGTGAAAGAGGGCAACCCAAAGGCCTTCGTGGAACGGGATGCGGAATTCCACGAGATCCTGGTCCGGGCGAGCGGCAGCGAACGCTTGATGGAACTGTGCGAGCAGTTACGCCGCCACATGCTGCGTTACCGGATCGAGAGCCTCTACCTGGCCGAGACGGCTCTTGCGGCCATTGAAGGACACAAGGGCATCCTGGAGTGTCTTAAGAAACGGGACGAAAAGCGGATCGGCACCGCGGTGCGAAGGCACCTGGAATTTGCCAAGAGGAGTATCCAGGAACACGCCTTTATAGAGAACCGAGGAAGGGTAGGGGTGCCTCCGGGGAAGAACGGGAGATAG
- a CDS encoding FAD-dependent oxidoreductase, whose translation MTLRRCVDPELIIPISRHSSKVNKTGTWGIRRPRHEEKASPCRVACPAGNNIPAALYRASLGDFDGALAAFLEENPLPGTCGRVCYHPCEGECNRGEWDGAVHIRALERAASDWGTARPVPLTDAGRDLPVAVVGSGPAGLSAAYHLARMGHPVTLVEAEESLGGLLRWGIPRYRLPLEALEKDLERILSLDIQVRTGTRLDRLLLEKLCNNHEAVFLALGAQRDLHLGITGEELEGVHYAVNFLKEVQQEPRQIEGRVVVIGGGNVAIDAALTALRLGARRVDLVCLEQRHEMPADERECLDALEEGVVFHNGWGPRTFSGRANRVTGIEFIKCLSVLDAEGAFRPAYDNATAMVLQADLVLLAVGRAPDLSILEGQVSLDKDSRGGPKVEAESLQTSIRGIYAGGDLVNYPGSVVGAIAAGKRAALSIHQTVLGRSFEEAEARVLLGSGNSFSIHALFHERPGWHPEMVVRFDGMDPIFLDSHPRADLPRLSPGDRLGNFREINQSLSRSDSKELAGRCFFCGTCTSCDRCFLYCPELSILPPGEDRFVYTCDPDYCKGCAVCVDVCPGGVMSMDEAK comes from the coding sequence ATGACCTTGAGGCGATGCGTGGATCCCGAGTTGATCATCCCCATATCCCGCCACAGTTCCAAGGTCAACAAGACGGGAACCTGGGGAATCCGCAGGCCCCGGCACGAAGAGAAGGCTTCTCCCTGCCGGGTGGCCTGTCCTGCGGGGAACAACATTCCCGCGGCCCTTTACAGGGCCTCTCTTGGGGATTTTGACGGCGCCCTGGCCGCCTTTCTCGAAGAGAACCCCCTGCCCGGCACCTGCGGCCGGGTCTGCTACCATCCCTGTGAAGGGGAGTGCAACCGGGGAGAGTGGGACGGGGCGGTCCATATTCGGGCCCTGGAAAGGGCCGCATCGGATTGGGGAACGGCCCGGCCTGTCCCCCTTACGGATGCGGGGAGAGATCTTCCGGTAGCCGTCGTGGGTTCCGGCCCTGCCGGACTCTCTGCTGCTTACCATCTGGCCCGGATGGGTCATCCCGTTACCCTGGTGGAAGCGGAGGAATCCCTGGGAGGGCTTCTCCGGTGGGGAATCCCCCGCTACCGGCTTCCCTTGGAGGCCCTGGAGAAGGATCTGGAGCGGATTCTTTCTCTGGATATTCAGGTAAGGACCGGGACCCGCCTGGACCGCCTCCTGCTGGAAAAACTCTGTAATAACCACGAGGCCGTATTCCTGGCCCTGGGCGCCCAGAGGGATCTGCACCTGGGAATTACAGGGGAGGAACTGGAGGGAGTTCACTACGCAGTCAATTTCTTGAAGGAGGTGCAACAGGAGCCTAGGCAAATCGAAGGCAGGGTGGTGGTCATTGGAGGCGGAAACGTTGCCATAGACGCGGCCCTGACGGCCCTGAGGCTCGGCGCCCGAAGGGTCGATCTCGTATGTCTGGAGCAGAGACACGAGATGCCCGCGGACGAAAGAGAGTGCCTCGACGCCCTGGAGGAGGGAGTCGTATTCCATAACGGGTGGGGACCAAGGACCTTTTCGGGCCGCGCGAACCGGGTGACTGGAATCGAGTTCATCAAGTGCCTGTCGGTCCTTGACGCCGAAGGGGCCTTCCGTCCCGCTTACGACAATGCAACGGCTATGGTCCTGCAAGCGGACCTTGTTCTCCTGGCCGTGGGCCGCGCACCGGATCTCTCGATCCTTGAAGGACAGGTATCATTGGATAAGGATTCCAGAGGGGGACCCAAGGTCGAGGCAGAGAGCCTTCAAACCTCCATTCGCGGGATCTATGCCGGGGGTGACTTAGTGAACTACCCCGGGTCCGTGGTAGGGGCAATCGCCGCGGGAAAGCGGGCGGCCCTTTCCATACATCAGACCGTACTCGGCCGATCCTTCGAGGAGGCCGAAGCCCGAGTTCTTTTGGGATCGGGGAATTCTTTTTCCATCCATGCCCTGTTTCATGAACGTCCGGGCTGGCACCCGGAAATGGTTGTACGTTTCGATGGCATGGATCCGATCTTTCTCGATTCCCATCCGAGGGCCGACCTCCCCCGGCTTTCCCCCGGAGATCGCCTTGGAAATTTCCGGGAAATCAATCAATCCCTGAGTCGGAGCGATTCAAAGGAACTTGCCGGCCGTTGCTTTTTTTGCGGGACATGCACGAGCTGTGACCGGTGTTTTCTCTATTGTCCGGAACTTTCGATTCTACCCCCCGGAGAGGACCGTTTCGTGTATACGTGTGACCCCGACTACTGTAAGGGTTGTGCTGTTTGTGTCGACGTGTGCCCCGGGGGAGTAATGAGTATGGATGAGGCGAAATGA
- a CDS encoding chemotaxis protein has product MNKVLRLMNIEEEFIAFHDSALLKQHKKEQEVLRRNLESLRKVVKDINGKAFLENIEKASRSHDSFFRELTVNINQIDGGQLSLLKNVQKVNQTLESVIDSIDTEAAELVMEGDTIDENKSSLRKELNDFRMLVDEDALNIQNLFLFRDVEKFKKRNGELSKKMKLAQENIETLLENIKSDEFLEKWRFAKTGAEKIGKDINLLFLEWGKNQRITPELKRTGDEIAELAAKIAETAKDRITRTNKLSNKASLMSVFGGILFLLIPGYFITKSINRSLKLQIGMLSEGAEQVASASEQISTASQSLAEGASEQAASIEETSSSLEEMSSMTKQNAENAKEADDLMKETNRVVGTATRSMEELTDSMEEISKASGETQKIIKTIDEIAFQTNLLALNAAVEAARAGEAGAGFAVVADEVRNLAMRAAEAARNTAGLIEGTVKKIKQGSEIVTHTNSAFGEVAGNASKVGELVAEIAAASTEQARGIEQVNKAVAEMDRVVQQTAGNAEESASASEEMNAQAEQMKSIVDDLIALVGGGGNSSKERKLATQEASFLPLKNAAGLEKRKVTHLKEEKKSPKQIIPMDDDGFQNF; this is encoded by the coding sequence ATGAACAAAGTGCTCAGACTTATGAATATTGAAGAGGAATTCATCGCCTTCCATGACAGCGCCTTGCTTAAACAACACAAGAAAGAGCAGGAAGTACTGAGAAGGAACCTCGAGTCCCTCCGGAAGGTGGTAAAAGACATAAACGGAAAGGCCTTTCTTGAAAACATTGAAAAAGCATCAAGGTCCCATGATAGCTTCTTCAGAGAATTGACCGTTAATATCAATCAAATCGACGGGGGCCAGCTCTCCCTATTGAAAAACGTCCAAAAGGTAAATCAAACCCTTGAATCCGTAATAGATTCGATAGATACAGAGGCAGCCGAACTTGTCATGGAAGGAGATACCATTGACGAAAACAAAAGTTCTCTCCGAAAGGAACTAAACGACTTCCGCATGTTGGTTGATGAAGATGCCCTAAATATCCAGAATCTGTTTTTGTTCAGGGATGTCGAAAAATTCAAGAAACGCAACGGCGAGCTTTCAAAAAAAATGAAGCTCGCCCAAGAAAATATCGAAACACTCCTTGAGAATATAAAATCAGATGAATTCCTTGAAAAATGGCGTTTCGCAAAAACAGGAGCGGAAAAAATCGGCAAAGATATAAATCTGTTATTCCTAGAATGGGGCAAAAATCAGCGAATCACGCCTGAACTGAAAAGGACTGGGGACGAAATCGCGGAATTGGCGGCAAAGATTGCCGAAACCGCAAAAGATAGAATTACACGGACCAACAAGTTAAGCAATAAGGCCTCCTTGATGTCGGTATTTGGAGGCATTCTTTTTCTTCTCATACCAGGCTATTTTATTACCAAGTCGATTAACCGATCCCTGAAATTGCAAATCGGAATGCTTTCAGAAGGAGCTGAACAAGTAGCCTCCGCCTCCGAGCAGATTTCAACCGCCAGCCAATCCCTTGCAGAAGGTGCATCAGAGCAAGCAGCCTCCATCGAGGAAACCTCCTCTTCACTGGAAGAAATGTCCTCAATGACGAAGCAGAATGCCGAGAACGCCAAAGAAGCCGACGACCTCATGAAGGAGACCAATAGAGTGGTGGGTACCGCTACCCGATCCATGGAAGAACTCACCGATTCAATGGAAGAGATTTCCAAAGCCAGTGGAGAGACACAAAAGATCATCAAAACCATCGACGAGATCGCTTTCCAGACCAATCTCCTAGCCCTGAATGCGGCGGTTGAGGCAGCGAGGGCTGGAGAAGCGGGGGCCGGATTCGCCGTGGTGGCCGACGAGGTGCGGAACCTGGCCATGCGTGCGGCCGAGGCGGCCCGGAATACGGCCGGGTTGATTGAAGGGACCGTCAAGAAGATCAAACAAGGTTCTGAAATCGTCACCCATACCAATTCCGCATTCGGGGAGGTCGCCGGAAATGCATCCAAGGTGGGAGAGCTTGTTGCAGAGATAGCTGCAGCATCAACGGAACAGGCCCGAGGGATCGAACAGGTCAATAAGGCTGTCGCCGAGATGGATAGGGTAGTTCAACAAACGGCAGGCAATGCGGAAGAATCTGCTTCAGCCTCTGAGGAGATGAACGCTCAGGCCGAACAGATGAAATCAATAGTCGATGATCTCATTGCCCTTGTGGGAGGAGGTGGTAATTCCTCAAAAGAGAGGAAGCTGGCAACACAGGAGGCATCCTTTCTCCCATTAAAAAATGCCGCCGGCCTTGAAAAACGAAAGGTTACCCACCTGAAGGAAGAAAAAAAATCTCCGAAACAGATCATCCCTATGGATGATGATGGATTTCAAAACTTCTAA
- a CDS encoding response regulator encodes MDILIVEDDAWTASALKSNMEKWNHHVEAINTCKEALNRAEEKRFDLAILDIFLPDGKGHQLIPHLKALNHDIGIVTMTGSNSRELELEVRQEGISFYLIKPLSLKDLKRIVDHMNNRLKKEPKTPSFISSVNNGNIFNDSENERG; translated from the coding sequence ATGGATATCCTGATCGTGGAAGATGATGCCTGGACCGCTTCCGCCCTGAAATCCAACATGGAAAAGTGGAACCATCACGTGGAGGCCATCAATACCTGCAAGGAGGCCCTGAACCGTGCGGAAGAGAAAAGATTCGATCTTGCAATCCTCGACATCTTTCTGCCGGACGGCAAGGGACATCAACTGATCCCCCACCTCAAGGCCCTGAATCATGATATTGGAATCGTCACCATGACCGGGTCCAATTCAAGGGAACTTGAACTGGAGGTCAGGCAGGAGGGCATTTCTTTTTACCTCATCAAACCCTTGAGCCTGAAAGACCTGAAGAGGATCGTCGACCATATGAACAACAGGTTGAAAAAAGAGCCGAAAACTCCCTCCTTCATCTCATCCGTGAACAATGGCAACATATTCAATGATAGCGAGAATGAAAGGGGGTGA
- a CDS encoding cache domain-containing protein: MRIKMFVFSLFLVIGTGFSGSAMAETKATADECVAKCKEGAQMVNQLGLDATLVKINERHGPFVWKDTYIFAIDIDKGTVIAHPIKPKLIGKKLVGIKDVNGKMFFAEFLKIAKSSGEGWVSYMWPKPGEKKPSPKKTYVYRVPGLSVALLAGIYE; this comes from the coding sequence ATGAGAATAAAAATGTTTGTTTTTTCCCTTTTTTTGGTCATTGGAACTGGTTTTTCAGGAAGCGCCATGGCCGAAACCAAGGCCACGGCGGATGAGTGTGTTGCAAAGTGCAAAGAGGGGGCACAAATGGTTAACCAGCTTGGACTGGATGCAACCCTTGTAAAAATAAATGAGAGACACGGCCCTTTTGTCTGGAAAGACACCTATATTTTTGCAATCGATATCGATAAGGGAACCGTCATTGCTCATCCCATTAAGCCAAAGTTGATTGGCAAAAAGCTCGTGGGCATCAAAGATGTTAATGGTAAAATGTTTTTTGCGGAATTCCTGAAGATCGCCAAATCGAGTGGTGAGGGATGGGTAAGCTATATGTGGCCGAAACCGGGAGAAAAGAAGCCTTCCCCGAAAAAAACGTATGTATACAGAGTTCCCGGATTATCAGTGGCCCTGTTGGCGGGAATATATGAATAG